Proteins from one Pongo abelii isolate AG06213 chromosome 19, NHGRI_mPonAbe1-v2.0_pri, whole genome shotgun sequence genomic window:
- the CCDC47 gene encoding PAT complex subunit CCDC47 yields MKAFHTFCVVLLVFGSVSEAKFDDFEDEEDIVEYDDNDFAEFEDVMEDSVTESPQRVIITEDDEDETTVELEGQDENQEGDFEDADTQEGDTESEPYDDEEFEGYEDKPDTSSSKNKDPITIVDVPAHLQNSWESYYLEILMVTGLLAYIMNYIIGKNKNSRLAQAWFNTHRELLESNFTLVGDDGTNKEATSTGKLNQENEHIYNLWCSGRVCCEGMLIQLRFLKRQDLLNVLARMMRPVSDQVQIKVTMNDEDMDTYVFAVGTRKALVRLQKEMQDLSEFCSDKPKSGAKYGLPDSLAILSEMGEVTDGMMDTKMVHFLTHYADKIESVHFSDQFSGPKIMQEEGQPLKLPDTKRTLLFTFNVPGSGNTYPKDMEALLPLMNMVIYSIDKAKKFRLNREGKQKADKNRARVEENFLKLTHVQRQEAAQSRREEKKRAEKERIMNEEDPEKQRRLEEAALRREQKKLEKKQMKMKQIKVKAM; encoded by the exons ATGAAAGCCTTCCACACTTTCTGTGTTGTCCTTCTGGTGTTTGGGAGTGTCTCTGAAGCCAAGTTTGATGATTTTGAGGATGAGGAGGACATAGTAGAGTATGATGATAATGACTTCGCTGAATTTGAGGATGTCATGGAAGACTCTGTTACTGAATCTCCTCAACGGGTCATAATCActgaagatgatgaagatgagACCACTGTGGAGTTGGAAGGGCAGGATGAAAACCAAGAAGGAGATTTTGAAGATGCAGATACCCAG GAGGGAGATACTGAGAGTGAACCATATGATGATGAAGAATTTGAAGGTTATGAAGACAAACCAGATACTTCTTCTAGCAAAAATAAAGACCCAATAACGATTGTTGAT gTTCCTGCACACCTCCAGAACAGCTGGGAGAGTTATTATCTAGAAATTTTGATGGTGACTGGTCTGCTTGCTTATATCATGAATTACATCATTGGGAAGAATAAAAACAGTCGCCTTGCACAGGCCTGGTTTAACACTCATAGGGAGCTTTTGGAGAGCAACTTTACTTTAGTGG GGGATGATGGAACTAACAAAGAAGCCACAAGCACAGGAAAGTTGAACCAGGAGAATGAGCACATCTATAACCTGTGGTGTTCTGGTCGAGTGTGCTGTGAGGGCATGCTTATCCAGCTGAGG tTCCTCAAGAGACAAGACTTACTGAATGTCCTGGCCCGGATGATGAGGCCAGTGAGTGATCAAGTG caaataaaagtAACCATGAATGATGAAGACATGGATACCTACGTATTTGCTGTTGGCACACGAAAAGCCTTGGTGCGACTACAGAAAGAGATGCAGGATTTG AGTGAGTTTTGTAGTGATAAACCTAAGTCTGGAGCAAAGTATGGACTGCCGGACTCTTTGGCTATCCTGTCAGAGATGGGAGAAGTCACAGACGGAATGATGGATACAAAG atggtTCACTTTCTTACACACTATGCTGACAAGATTGAATCCGTTCATTTTTCAGACCAGTTCTCTGGTCCAAAAATTATGCAAGA AGAAGGTCAGCCTTTAAAGCTACCTGACACTAAGAGGACACTGTTGTTTACATTTAATG TGCCTGGCTCAGGTAACACTTACCCAAAGGATATGGAGGCACTGCTACCCCTGATGAACATGGTGATTTATTCTATTGATAAAGCCAAAAAGTTCCGACTCAACAGAGAA GGCAAACAAAAAGCAGATAAGAACCGTGCCCGAGTAGAAGAGAACTTCTTGAAACTGACACATGTACAAAGACAGGAAGCAGCACAGTCTCGGcgggaggagaaaaaaagagcagaGAAGGAGCGAATCATGAATGAGGAAGATCCTGAGAAACAGCGCAGGCTGGAG